The Silene latifolia isolate original U9 population chromosome Y, ASM4854445v1, whole genome shotgun sequence sequence CCACCATAGATATTGgttctccaagttactaagtaTAGtataagaggatacaaacaagtcacctccaagttctGTTAAACAAGGCTGCTTCCGTCCATAATTTCTAAATGCTTTGGTCAAGAGCAaattccctatggtgttagaaaacaccGTAGGATCGCGTAATTCCCCCTTttgcctagataagaagaagggtcgtccccactccaccatgcaacaaagataggatcatcaatggataaagggatcaagatTGTTAAGTTTCAcgatggtagtttgcttttgggtTATTTTGCCCCCCATTTTCGTAGAATTTGACAATTGAAGAACATTTCTTactattttttatgtttggcatttgaTATTTTGGCATTTTTACTTTTCGGCTTTGATATGACGTTTAAACATTGAGAGTAACCCCATATGTAGCAAGGGTACTCTagaaaagcataggagtctattttgtgCTCCTTTTTTCCTTTGACAAAACTGCAAACTTGTTTTACATTCATTTGGcatttgaactcaatttgatgattatagtgcccattccctttttgttgacaaaatgatgatagaagtgaaatcACGGTTGCATGACTTCaatggtcaccttggaataaatggtagccaaggaattatcacaccacaaggtactcttgactagccaAATCACGGTTGCATTCTCTttagtttatcgacattcttattttcatttctcttgtACTCATTTTTTCATATGTTTTTTTACGCAAATGCTATTGTATGACCGTCGTACCTACGATATGAAAAACTAAGCATTTTTTAGTAAAATAATGACCACTTTTTACAACTTAAGGTTTTTTTTCCCCCAAATTGGTCAATATTAACcaaaaagtagtcactttttactcaaaaaatacGAAAAGACCGTCGTACGACAGAATCGCTTATTTTcttaaactgatttctctttgttatgatttatcatTTTTTTCTCAACTTTTTCACATTATTTTGCatatgtgactttaaattattttaatttctatattttgcCTGTGATGtactcattttcaatgaaaaaaattcTCCATATTGATTTTTGGGTAAAGTGATAAAAACTACCAACTTTAGTCatctttttcataatcaataccaacatcatcaataattagtaatcactaccaaaatatttaacttttttctacgataggtaccaagtcgccttcttactctaatttttttcctactttaaaggtgTTTTCATGTAAGAGAGGGATTTTGGAAGTGGGTGAGTAGGgatttgtacttgaatgatggCTTTTTGGACTTTTTCAAGTAGGTTGAGTTTAGATTTTCAGGCAATTTAATACCGATCGTagaaaaaaagttaatattttggtattgattactaattatttttttaGGGGAAAGCCCAAAGGCCTTACTATATTAAACGAGAATCAAAATTAACAACATTGTTCTCAATCGGAGGCAACACATCCGACCACACTAACCGACCAACTACTCTAGGCAAAATGTGAGCTAACGAATGAGCAACCGTATTGTTGACAAGACTAGTATACGACCATAAAACAGAACTAAACGAATTACATAAACATAGAATGTCATCTAAAATTAACGAAAACATGCTTCTACCTTTAGCTTTCCTTTTCAAGGCTTCAATCACCGTCAGACAGCCACTTTCCACGACGATCTTTGTATGCCCATGTTTCGACGCTTCGCTAATACCTTCATAAACTGCACTCTCTTCCGCTACATGAGACTCCCCTGAAAGATCCTGCACCATCGATAAATCCCAAAGCACTCTGCCCCTATCATCCCGGCATACCACACACACACTCACCCCGACTCCCTCTTTCTCACCTGCATCCACATTAATCTTAACAAAGTCCGTCTGAGGTATCTCCCACCCCTTCCTCTCGACCTCAGCCGCACCATTAGAGGCCCCACTCCCACGCTGTACCCGTAAGAAGTCACCCTCTTCCATTTCTTCCACCATGTCCAGGACCCTCCAAATAACAGAAAACGGGTCCACCTCCCTAGCATCGAAAATCACCTTGTTACGGTGCTCCCACAAAGCCCATCAGCACACCATAAACAAGACTCGCTCCCGACATCCAAGCTCCCTCCACCTCGCTTCCACCCAGTCACGCACCCCTACTCCCTCACCCTCGCCTTCATCCAACCCGAGACCCTCCCATACCCGTTTAGTAATAGCACAATCGCGAAAAAGATGAATACTCGACTCATTAAAAGAATTACATAAAGAACAAAAAGCAGACTCACCTTGAACTCGATTTGCTATATTCGCTCTTGTTGCCAATGCCTCGTTGCACAATTGCTATATTCCCGGTATTGATTACTAAATGTTGATTATGTTGGTACTAATTATGAAAAATGGTCCTTATATTGGTACcgtttatcaattaacccttgaattttttttattgataatttttccgatatgtttttttcttaattgatttgtgggaaatcatttttttctttcatttctcagcacacttattttatttaatcatttttgtaatctaattgtcgtttttttttcactcctaaaaaaaaaatttcccaaaCTTTTTTACTCACCAAGTTAAATTTtttatcaaattcaaatttttctataaatatcttacaaataaagatgtaaatcaaattttgaataaacaatttgacaatatgttaattttagatttatcaaagatagatgataaataacttatttatttaattttatatgctatgtttttaaatgtgatacgatcatttaagattgttattcaagattataatgttctaattaaaaaaataaaataaattcacgactctaataaacaaaattatatattaaaacaaatttcttaagatagaaatgttttgaaaaacctgcaaaacgtaattgtgatttctaaaagaataaaacaatttagacgataaacttttctttgcttgtattaaagtttataaggttttaaaatttcttattaaagtaaataaaaaaataaaaaaaatatttattatattaatcaaagtgtttgcaaaattttatatttaaatacattttcatattatttatattttataaaatttctttttgattttaggtttgccttaacatgaaaatatcttaatttaagtcggaaaagatactcgccatgGGAGTTTGTTATTTCAGGACTAAATTTTtttttgccacggaacaattcgtggcTAATAAAAATTTCGtcacgggtgtgacatagttcgtggctaaaatgattattttccacgggtgtagcctatttACTGGtgcaagtgactttttgccacgggaaaagttatcccgtggcataaaagtttttccaaaataattaataaaactttcccgtggctaagcataatttagccacgaattataaattcccgtggcataattcgtggcgcaagtgacaatttgttgtagtgtatatacacttgtcaagcttcccaattaGGCATTTTCACACAAAAAATTTCTACCATGCagctacatgccatgatgcaactaacatatatacaactctaatgcatatgcttttaTCAACTATAATGCCATATAAAGTAAATGCAACTCCTAATATCACATAGGTATAAACCGCATCATAAAAAAGTAGCCACGTTGTCATTATCATATAAGAAAAGGAGAagaagatttggaaagatcataccatgcggtcttctttTTATCCTTTATGCTTCGAATGTGGGGTAATCGTCcccatgtgataagagtgacaaacaaacatgtATATACAAGTCTATGCTAAaaagaaagaacatgtttttagaatttttcaatttttatcatttttataaaATAGGTTAGAtattagaatttcccatccccacactagtgtggacattgtcctcaatggacaaaatgataggaaatttatgcaaatgcaaatgcatgaaactatatgaaatgcatgaattctatattAAATGCATACTACATGATATATATTACACATGAAGCAAAATAAACTATGCtacatgatgcatgctttctattaggATGGAGAGCTAATATGAATTAACTCGGGTTGCTTATGAATGAACTTCCCTAAACCAAACTAAACACTATTGCTAGTGCGAAAATTGGGAAGTTTATTCATAAGTTATGCAATGCAATACAATGTATGATAAGTAACTTCTCATTTTGATTTATCCTGGTGGGGGCAAAAAAAATAGTCACCTCAATGtggccgaggtgtgagtcctttgatgtttcAAGGACTCAAAAACTCTTAGCCATAAAGAGTACAAAAATGACTCTCTAACTACTCTATACTACATGTTATACAAGCTATGTAATCATGAGAtaaaaaaacaaagcaaaaggaggggtaggagactaACAATGGTATAGGATGGGACTCTATGGAAGCCATCAAGTCCTTAATTGTGTCGTCCTCCTTTTGCTAGTTCAACAATCAACTATCACTCATCgtgatatcatcatcatcatcctcacttGAACTTTGGTCACTTTCTTCATTGCTTGGTCTACTACTCTCCCCATGTTCATTATCAACATGTTCCTCACTCCTAGCAACCCGGTTTTCCCTTTCTTCATCTTGGGAGGCTTGAGGAAAGAATACCTTCCTATCCACCCAATCCGGCAAAGGACTCTtagggtcaagaagtccttgcctagcaaggtgAAAGAGTGGTGGATATTGGGCATAGTAGGTATTCACCCGATCCTTGTAAGCCTCCTTATGGACATGCTTCATGAACTTAGTCAAGTAATCGTTGCCTTCCACAACATTTGGATAATCGGTTGTGAATTCTTCAAAGGCAAAGGGATAAGGCGGTATAACTAAGGAGAATGGATCTTCATTTagatttttttgtttgttgttgattATCTTGGCAAGTCGGGAGACGTGAATAAGATAGTTGTTTTGGTGAGTGGAACTGCTTCAAATTTTTCGTGACAAGACTATAGAGTCGGCTCCCTTGATTATCCATTCATATCCCAGGGTTGAGTTATCATGTCtcacccaatggaatttgtgaatTAGCGTACTCATATTATGGAGATGACCACCCTTAACCGGCTTATAAGCTTTGTTCTCATTGAAGTTTGGTTTAAAGTGTTTAGCCAACTTTGTTATCAAGCCACCATTGACAATAAAGGCCTGCGGATGTGGGGATTTGATCGCAAtccacgggtttgaaaatcgtatggagtcgccaccaaatttaaggaaatttgggaaccattttgaaaacgagatttgagttcgttgttgaaagtatGTGATGGGAAGTTCAttaataaaacacccacccccgcccgttgcaataacggccACTATTAAGGACTACGATGGCTAATTAGACAAGACTACGATTCGTTGTAAAAGCATGCAAAACAccattttgatcctaacatgtgagcttggtttctaatcgtttaatgcatctaatctactttgtccaagtgaTTTAGTATGTGAGGTTGATTTGGACAATACTAACAAACATTCACAAAAATGGCttagatgggaatgggggagccgttggggaactaactattacaacccagacgattctcgttgactcgatttgcaaacaaatgaattaaagatacaactcgatctaaatacaattgctaaaaCATGGACACTTGTCTCACGTTTGACACGCCTACTTAGGCCTTGAAAATCGTGCCAATGATGAGGCCATGGCTCACATAGGACTTCGCCCTTAGCTTCATCAACGTATTGCGCACTCACtttgatttaattgattaaatacttcaatttaaccGACTAGaacaaaggttttgtaaatctattttaactcaaaataaaggactaactTGACCCATATTTTAATG is a genomic window containing:
- the LOC141630524 gene encoding uncharacterized protein LOC141630524, with the translated sequence MVEEMEEGDFLRVQRGSGASNGAAEVERKGWEIPQTDFVKINVDAGEKEGVGVSVCVVCRDDRGRVLWDLSMVQDLSGESHVAEESAVYEGISEASKHGHTKIVVESGCLTVIEALKRKAKGRSMFSLILDDILCLCNSFSSVLWSYTSLVNNTVAHSLAHILPRVVGRLVWSDVLPPIENNVVNFDSRLI